A genomic region of Nitrospirota bacterium contains the following coding sequences:
- the lptC gene encoding LPS export ABC transporter periplasmic protein LptC, translating into MLEWLSMLMRMTSKWKLLLGVIYIFLFIIVVAGFFSGYKDNLERPSVLSTLGDTVQEIDDFYLTRVNGSIVEWEIGAKKASIASGEEEALLQDINITHRTQQVGTITLTAEKGRYNIGTSSFFMEKEDRDVIIRLSRDVTINVGNLMWSDEDRQVRSTGMVHVTGQAFVLDGEGLVANLDSGIYEIRKNIRARIW; encoded by the coding sequence ATGCTCGAATGGTTATCAATGCTGATGCGCATGACAAGTAAATGGAAATTATTACTTGGAGTAATATATATATTCTTATTTATTATTGTCGTGGCCGGATTTTTCAGCGGGTACAAAGATAACCTTGAAAGGCCTTCAGTATTGTCAACGCTTGGAGATACGGTTCAGGAGATAGATGATTTTTATCTTACACGTGTAAATGGTTCTATAGTCGAGTGGGAAATCGGGGCAAAAAAAGCCTCGATTGCGAGCGGTGAGGAAGAAGCCTTGCTGCAGGATATAAATATTACTCACAGGACCCAGCAAGTCGGAACCATAACACTAACAGCAGAGAAGGGGAGGTACAATATTGGCACCAGTTCATTTTTTATGGAAAAAGAGGATAGAGATGTAATTATAAGGCTTTCCAGGGATGTTACGATAAATGTGGGTAACCTCATGTGGTCTGATGAAGACAGGCAGGTGCGAAGTACCGGCATGGTTCATGTTACAGGACAAGCTTTTGTTCTTGATGGAGAAGGGCTTGTCGCAAACCTTGATAGTGGAATTTATGAGATCAGGAAAAATATTCGGGCTAGAATATGGTAA
- a CDS encoding Fe-S-containing hydro-lyase codes for MSVKKMTTPLTEDVIASLKAGDRIEISGVLYTARDAAHKRLVQMIKDGDKLPFDLRGQVIYFVGPTPARPGMPIGSAGPTTSGRMDPYSPYLIEHGLKGMIGKGGRGKEVIEAMHKHKCVYFAAIGGVAALLSKRIKKAEIIAFDDLGTEAVRRIEVEDFPVIVINDVHGGDLYKEGMSKYSIS; via the coding sequence ATGTCGGTAAAAAAAATGACGACACCTTTGACGGAGGATGTCATAGCCAGCCTGAAGGCGGGTGACAGGATAGAGATAAGCGGGGTACTGTATACTGCCAGGGACGCAGCACATAAGAGGCTTGTACAGATGATAAAGGATGGAGATAAACTTCCCTTCGATCTCAGAGGACAGGTAATTTATTTTGTCGGTCCCACACCAGCCAGGCCCGGAATGCCTATAGGTTCTGCCGGGCCTACGACGAGTGGGAGAATGGACCCGTACTCCCCTTATCTTATAGAACATGGCCTGAAAGGTATGATAGGCAAGGGCGGAAGAGGAAAAGAAGTTATAGAGGCGATGCATAAGCACAAGTGTGTTTACTTTGCTGCTATTGGAGGTGTAGCTGCACTTCTTTCGAAGAGGATCAAGAAAGCAGAAATAATAGCTTTTGATGATTTGGGCACTGAAGCTGTCCGCCGGATTGAAGTCGAAGACTTTCCTGTCATTGTCATAAATGATGTACATGGTGGTGATCTGTATAAAGAAGGTATGTCCAAGTATTCAATCAGTTAA